One Pagrus major chromosome 11, Pma_NU_1.0 genomic region harbors:
- the fam163ab gene encoding protein FAM163A — translation MTAGTVVITGGILATVILLCIIAVLCYCRLQYYCCKKNGSDSASISQQHFACNACSVTGLDGSIVTPLSMSPPEPPRSSDPAKPTGGQRSYCPTCSPYDSPFYIRTTDEMRNGGERITYMPTYYENQALAMPLPAIRGSLLRETQRGRPPEFYTNTRAISTEV, via the exons ATGACAGCTGGAACTGTTGTCATAACCGGAGGAATACTGGCCACAGTGATACTTCTGTGTATCATAGCTGTGCTCTGTTACTGTAGACTCCAG taCTACTGCTGTAAGAAGAATGGGTCTGACAGCGCCTCCATCTCTCAGCAACACTTTGCCTGCAACGCCTGCAGTGTCACCGGCCTGGACGGGTCGATCGTCACCCCACTGTCCATGTCCCCACCGGAGCCGCCTCGATCCTCTGACCCAGCCAAACCCACAGGGGGGCAACGCAGTTACTGCCCCACCTGCTCGCCCTATGACTCGCCCTTCTACATCCGTACCACTGATGAGATGCGAAACGGTGGTGAGCGCATCACCTACATGCCCACATACTATGAGAACCAGGCGCTGGCAATGCCGCTGCCCGCCATCCGAGGCTCCCTGCTGAGGGAGACCCAGCGAGGACGGCCTCCCGAATTTTACACCAACACCCGAGCCATCAGCACCGAGGTGTGA